The Actinomyces viscosus genome segment TTCTTGCCGGCGGCTTGTTCAACCTCATGGTTCAGGGGCAGGGCGTGGTTGCTGTGTCCTCTGACGGGCCGCCGATGCTGCTGGACTGCTCCCAGCAGCCGACCTTCGTCGACCCGCAGGCGGCGATCTGCTGGTCGGCGAACCTGCAGCCGCAGATCAAGAGCACCTTCAAGATAGGGTCCCTCATTGGCCGGGGCTCGGGCGAGTCCTTCCAGCTGGCCTTCCACGGCCCGGGCTTCGTCGTGGTCCAGCCCAGCGAGGGCCAGCCGGTGGTGACGGCTTCCTGAACTGGGTGCCTCGCGGGTGCTTGCTTAAGGTTCCATGTTGGACAGCAAGGCATCGAGTTGCCGGCCAAGTTCAGGAAGGTCGTTGCGCGCTGTCGTCACCAGGATGTCGACATCGATTGACCAGTAACCGTGCACGACTCGATTGCGCAAGCCGATGGGGCGACGCCAGATAACCTCCGGATGGCCCGAGCGGAACTTCTCGGGTAGTTTCGCAGCAGCTTCCCCGAGAACAGTGAAGTTCCAGGACAGAGCATCAGCCTTCACCCAGTCATCCTCGAGATCAGTCCCCACCGAGACACCATCAACGAGAGCGATGATGCGAGTGACCGCATCCCGCATCTCTCGCAGATACAGATACTCAGGCCGCGTCATAAAATGGCTCCGCGTCCGCAAGGACCTGTTCACGAATCAGCGGGTGCAAAGCAGACCGCGACACCAGGTCGACTGGACGCCCGAACAGGTCGGCTAGGTCCTGAGACAGGTCCTCGATCTCCCAGCCGAGCGACCGCCCCTGAGCAAGTTCGTAAAGAAGATCGACGTCGCTTCCCGGGCGATCCTCACCACGGGCGACCGATCCGAAGACATCGAGGCGCGCAATCCCGAAATGACGACACAGTGCATCAAGCCTCACTCGGTCGACGTCTAGGGTCTCCATGTCTGGAGTCTACGCGATGAGAGGCATGACAACATGCCCGAAGGCAGGAGGTAGGGTGCGCCGCCTCCACCAGCTCTCCAATGCTGCTGAACTGCCCCAACTGCCGACCTTCGTCGACCCGCAGGCGGCGATCTGCTGGTCGGCGAACCTGCAGCCGCAGATCAAGAGCACCTTCAAGATGGGCTCCCTCATCG includes the following:
- a CDS encoding HepT-like ribonuclease domain-containing protein, which produces MTRPEYLYLREMRDAVTRIIALVDGVSVGTDLEDDWVKADALSWNFTVLGEAAAKLPEKFRSGHPEVIWRRPIGLRNRVVHGYWSIDVDILVTTARNDLPELGRQLDALLSNMEP
- a CDS encoding nucleotidyltransferase family protein, whose amino-acid sequence is METLDVDRVRLDALCRHFGIARLDVFGSVARGEDRPGSDVDLLYELAQGRSLGWEIEDLSQDLADLFGRPVDLVSRSALHPLIREQVLADAEPFYDAA